One genomic segment of Amycolatopsis granulosa includes these proteins:
- a CDS encoding Lrp/AsnC family transcriptional regulator, which yields MDELDQALLRELQRDGRRTNRELAAATGVSPSTSLERVRALRERGVIRGYHVDLDLAKIGRRVQALIAIRVRPPSRRVIDAFREWVTRQPETLGVFVVTGGEDFLVHVAVADNDSLYAFVIDRLTQRQEVADVRTNVIYEHIRNAVIDPA from the coding sequence TTGGACGAACTTGATCAGGCATTGCTGCGGGAACTGCAGCGCGACGGACGGCGAACCAACCGGGAACTGGCCGCCGCCACCGGCGTCTCCCCCTCCACGTCGCTGGAACGCGTCCGCGCCCTGCGTGAGCGGGGCGTGATCCGCGGCTACCACGTCGACCTGGACCTGGCGAAGATCGGTCGCCGCGTGCAGGCGCTCATCGCGATCCGGGTGCGGCCGCCATCCCGCCGGGTCATCGATGCCTTCCGGGAATGGGTGACGCGGCAGCCGGAGACACTGGGCGTGTTCGTGGTGACCGGCGGCGAGGACTTCCTGGTGCACGTGGCCGTCGCGGACAACGACAGCCTCTACGCGTTCGTCATCGACCGGCTCACCCAGCGCCAGGAGGTCGCCGACGTCCGCACCAACGTCATCTACGAACACATCCGCAACGCGGTGATCGACCCCGCCTGA
- a CDS encoding DUF2000 domain-containing protein, which translates to MTTDDQVEVQLDATTRTAKVKWVIVADPSLGPGLVANATACLGAAVGKVLPSLVGPEVADASGRRHAGLPWTGCSILAADAAKLLEIRTKAANREGIFVADMSKHAQASRSHDEYTAAMAGTDEAAFEYHAVGLVGPRNKIDKLVGGLPLLR; encoded by the coding sequence ATGACCACAGATGATCAGGTAGAGGTCCAGCTCGACGCCACCACTCGCACCGCCAAGGTGAAGTGGGTGATCGTCGCCGACCCGTCGCTCGGCCCGGGTCTCGTCGCCAACGCGACCGCCTGCCTCGGCGCCGCGGTCGGCAAGGTCCTGCCGTCGCTGGTCGGCCCCGAGGTCGCCGACGCCTCGGGCCGTCGGCACGCCGGGCTGCCGTGGACCGGCTGCTCGATCCTCGCGGCCGACGCGGCCAAGCTGCTGGAGATCCGCACCAAGGCGGCGAACCGCGAGGGCATCTTCGTCGCCGACATGTCCAAGCACGCTCAGGCCAGCCGCTCCCACGACGAGTACACGGCCGCGATGGCCGGCACCGACGAGGCGGCCTTCGAGTACCACGCCGTCGGTCTGGTGGGCCCGCGCAACAAGATCGACAAGCTGGTCGGGGGGCTGCCGTTGCTGCGCTGA
- a CDS encoding cation diffusion facilitator family transporter, with amino-acid sequence MSASGGTKAILAALGANAGIAVAKFAGFLVTGSSSMLAESVHSLADTSNQGLLLLGQRQSRRRATREHPFGFGRERYFYSFVVALMLFTLGSVFALYEGIHKIEHPEPLTSPLVAVIILVVAICLEGYSFLTAMRESRTIKGEATWWRFIRQSRTPELPVVLLEDSGALLGLVFALAGVGLSELTGDPVWDGIGTVMIGALLGIIAIILIVEMKSLLIGEGATDRELDSICGALAGGRVERVIHIRTQYLGPDELLVAAKLALAPRLELSEVASEIDAAEARVRERVPAARLIYLEPDLDRAAGVTYG; translated from the coding sequence GTGTCGGCAAGTGGCGGAACCAAGGCGATCCTCGCGGCACTGGGCGCCAACGCCGGGATCGCCGTGGCGAAGTTCGCCGGATTCCTGGTCACCGGATCGTCGTCGATGCTCGCCGAGTCGGTGCACTCGCTCGCCGACACGTCCAACCAGGGCCTGCTCCTGCTGGGGCAGCGCCAGTCCCGCCGTCGCGCCACCCGGGAGCACCCGTTCGGCTTCGGGCGGGAGCGGTACTTCTACTCGTTCGTGGTCGCCCTGATGCTGTTCACGCTCGGCTCGGTGTTCGCGCTCTACGAGGGCATCCACAAGATCGAGCACCCGGAGCCGCTGACCAGCCCGCTGGTCGCGGTGATCATCCTGGTGGTCGCGATCTGCCTGGAGGGCTACTCCTTCCTCACCGCGATGAGGGAGTCGCGCACGATCAAGGGGGAGGCGACCTGGTGGCGGTTCATCCGCCAGTCCCGCACCCCGGAGCTGCCGGTGGTGTTGCTGGAGGACAGTGGCGCGCTGCTCGGCCTGGTGTTCGCGCTGGCCGGTGTCGGGCTGTCCGAGCTGACCGGCGACCCGGTGTGGGACGGCATCGGCACCGTGATGATCGGTGCCCTGCTCGGGATCATCGCGATCATCCTCATCGTCGAGATGAAGAGCCTGCTGATCGGCGAGGGTGCCACCGACCGCGAGCTGGACAGCATCTGCGGCGCGCTGGCCGGCGGGCGGGTCGAACGGGTGATCCACATCCGCACCCAGTACCTGGGACCCGACGAGCTGCTCGTCGCCGCGAAGCTGGCGCTCGCGCCGCGGCTGGAGTTGTCGGAGGTGGCGAGCGAGATCGACGCCGCGGAGGCCAGGGTGCGTGAGCGGGTGCCCGCGGCGCGGCTCATCTACCTGGAACCGGACCTGGATCGGGCAGCTGGTGTGACCTACGGCTAG